Within Cherax quadricarinatus isolate ZL_2023a unplaced genomic scaffold, ASM3850222v1 Contig1324, whole genome shotgun sequence, the genomic segment ttataagtcgataattccaaatataactgtattgtacttgacaCACTCGGAACAagtaatgttaaaattgcaccccagacatacctcatataacattcatcaaactcatcatgctaccgcccattctaggaaaccagcccatttcttcccccttacctgcctttcaactcccgtaaatcccgtaaagtgaaattcctataaccctcacttaaatccctctcccatctccccccatacacctccttatttctacactttgtcctataaaaagttgctgttaatgcattaattctttcacacacgttcgctcctctcatagcccaagacatataaatataatctgtaattatataccctaccgcattctctaccatctgattcaccccacctatgtctaagcttaaaaccctcaacacctgcaaacccccccctcccactaaccttattaccttacccaaccaaacccttattagttcaatacattcgcaaaaatacactatatggaaaacagtctcccatccaccacaagccttgcatatcccatcctcccgtattctcttatggaataaaaccattccagacggtaagatcccatgtaaaaatctatacattacttctcgtactttaggttttaaacgtaatttgttcaaacgcccccagatattacgccaatcatacatcggataaacaccttctaccactgctaccactgccttaccttccaccccatcaaggtttcccaatttaatatgtgaaggatcgttcatgtttatgatgacccgtaacattgcctcacctattatgaactcccttcccacccaccaccgttgcatatcctgacgtatcttatgaagtccgccttccctcgccatcccctcccgcttataactacgtttcaaatacacactcataatcctcttttcaacagctataagacccagccctccacggccaaccgggagtgtgacaaccgctctacctaaccattcgcttccagtaccccaaatgaatctaaaaacgcgcttttgtaacctttgtatctcactacgaagtatcggatatattgctgctacatgccaaagtttactatataataggacattcgttgtaaatactctttgatgcaaagttaagtgtgcagctcgtaaaccactgaggcgcttcagtacaccatctacaatacgcactgaatttatttgttgtgctaacttgatatcacttacataaacgatcccacatatcagtaattggtccacctttttccacctttcaactacttcacattcctcacttaacctatctccaagatccatatacttcgttttctccttattaattgacatgccagaagccttttcaaaaacatttactaacttttccacccgaggcaaatccctgttaccacttactaaaatcgttgtgtcatcaacatatccaacaatgccagcccccccacccatttcgtcaccaaccccatttgctgccaataagaccctaattcctctataaaagggatcctgtaaacacgcaaaaaatatttgtgaaaggggacaaccttgacgtagacccctgctcatctgaatttgttctcctaaccttccatttacctgcacccgcaaggatgcatcttgatacattaatttggcccatgatataatttcctctccaaacccctgccatctcataatcttccataacgcttccctttctacactatcatatgccgcctcccaatctatagccaacaccccccccccactcccaattttactctttcttcaataaaacttctaatcaaaccatgcccgtcatacatagaccttcccggcaccccatattgtcccttatcgatcactttacccaggaccttttttattctgttagctaaaattcttgcaaaaatcttataatcaccacacaataacgaaatagcacgatagtctttaactgttaatggctcacctttaggcactaaaacgaccacagccatccgctgctgtgcccctaaaacccgatcccgcttaatgatattgaataatcttaccaaaaattcttttaaaacgctccaattttggagataaaagtcactgggcaacccatcaattcctggtgcctttcctaattgcgccccggataaagctacccatgtctcgcactccgttatcggcccttccaaaacgaatcgatcatgctccgtcaactcacactgcacaaaccttccaattgactgtaatgctatttcacttattcccacactttgcgttttcaacttaacccaagcatcaatatacccactcataccctcagtcgtcgtcaacacctggtccactttatacccttgcatacctacctgaacattcaaccccattaactccattgccttgcgacgtgtgtgttgactccgcaacacacacgccgacggccgatctccccacaaaacctcctcaatcccgcccttaagcctttccccatcaaacctctcattttgtaaattccggatattttccttcaaactttcaatttcaataacaggataattagcattaatttgtgcataacagtcgcgcaactgcccctctaaatatttttgaaaaccgtattgtaactgattatatctcttccctcgattaatataatattccttaatacgttttttagctattgtttcccaccaattaaccatggcaacatcccctggtgcttctaccactaaacgatcccacatatgtccaaaagacaaaagactatcctcttcctttaataactttacattcaatttccaaaatgatggacccctccgaggcacaccctcaatatccacatctattaccactcctctatgatccgaaaaaaccacatctatcacatccaccctccgcacagtaaccgcacaaggcacgtacattcgatccaacctcgccgcataacctcgtttaatgaaggtatgctctaccatccctccccccccacacacatcctttaaccccaccccggtcaatatatcccccaatatacccaaacaacaccccgcacctctgggctccacatctttacgacgtatcacgcaattccaatctccgcctattattgcaacattcggtaaaccacgtaaaaaatagaccagcacgtcccgaacaaatttagttttaatactcacgtcaccctcagccggaccatatacacatactaaactaatgggaaccctaccccaagttccatccaccctaattaccctcccctcccccccttcactacgccttactataaacgggctcgtttcctttaccaaaatggcagccccacctttcaaacgtgtcgcatgttccatgtacacattataaccactcatatccaactcataaccaggcctaaaattatgttcctgtaagaataccacatccacaccaagtcgcaccaaatactcattaaaccacttaagcttcctctcagctctcaacccgttaatatttatagtaaaacacttgaattcaacaaatgggttttccttttgtccccggcattgactttaccccagttcgttttgcaacacctctgtccctcccccctttgttgggaatcacctttgcaatcccttgatccttgggttcaccattccctctcttctgtacctccacccaagactttttcccagggcgttgggcaggagttagcacatcatcagaatccgatgatgctgcagtcctctttcgtgtcccgccctccacctgcattttgacatctgaagcaccgtcctgatgcacctccacctctactgcatgcaccttcaatcctgtagactctctcgtcgacaaatcgtcatcttctgccatatcatcattcacagccttccccagaactgagcctgggtcttccacctgatctaggaccgattcctctaacaagtcatccaacgcctttaccaaagacgccgccacttcttcacccatattaggtagtctctcctcaaaaaccttatgtatgtccaatgactgagattctccttgtagcgttacaactggcgattcaagctccttttctttgtctacctcctcactccatgacaaccgttgttggggcggtgtagcaagagactgttctcgctcatcgccaacctcgtccactggctgctgttgctgctgttgctgttgctgctgttgccgttgctgttgtgccgggtacccacttcgtttctcacactgcgccgcgatgtgttcatatgacccacatagccgacacgtacgttgttgccccgcatacgttacatagacttgagtccttaattctttcaacacaatatatgaaggaatagggtgccgaagagtcattttaactgtatacgcgccttccagcgcacctgcatacggtccagttgcccatctccctgctgtggctacgtgaaccgtcccataagtacgcagttcactggtaatatcaaaatcagtcgcctcaaaaggcacattcctgattttcacccaggtgtaatgtcgagatacatcatgaagtctcaccgacacagctgtattaacctgtatgatggtctcctgatacttgtcgaccactgcctcgtagacttgtgcagacgtcatcttaacgaagattcttgtcattccatttaatgcgacaccacatatctcctcatttgctataccataggtatcgcgaatgatcgctggtaataataaatccatgttggatcctgtgacagcaccacggatcatctcaatgcagacagtgttgattcttcttctgctattcagcgccatgttggagaaaataaagtttccaccaaccaacgctaggggcagctcaatcaggtaaactgcgcaaaacaaactcaaacaggagcgtctgcgcagctcgtccacacggctcggattattattattataatcaagggggaagcgctaaacccggaggattatacagcgcctgggggggagtgtggaaggcattcaggcttaattcagggaactggagcacagatccaattccctaaatcaagagcccctcaccaacatcaaggaaccttccttgaggggacacggctcggaggcgatgaggacaatgagaGGAGAttatgtgccttgatgctggtaaataaACCTTCGGTGCTTCATAGGGAGGTAAAGTCTGTCGACTACacaagagtcattaaggctgcatatcacctgttcaccaccaggcaTGAACATTTTAAGTtttaaaataggaattaaagtaGACTATCActatatgtctctcactgtatatacattaagacACACTGACTGGTTCACCATCCTTGACTAGTGGTGAACAACTTCAAAactcttcaccaccagtcaaggatatttTGATCCATTAAAAGGGGATTACAGCCAACTCTCAGTGAATATGCAGTTAAAAATTCACTCTTCACGATGTATATAACCTTTGAAGCTTCGAGATCTGAGAAGCTGAGTAGTGAGGCGTCAGGCGAGAGCTTCATATTTACGCTGCTGAACATGTGAACGCAGGTTACACACACTGAGATGTGTGTCTCTCATCGTATATATAATGAAAGACACACAGAAAGAGTCTATTTTTATTCCTGTTTTAGGAATTAAAATATTCATGACTGAGAGTGAACAGGTGATATGTAGCCTTTTAATGACCTTCATGTAGTctacagactttaaaccccattaaccaaccaaccaatcaagtTTATGAAGCTGGGTGCTGGGGCTTCGAATATGTTGTGGCGAACGTGAGCGTGTTATACCTTCAGTCAGCGTCTGGACAGTGAATAGAGGTTATATTACGTCTCATTGATTATTCGTTATAGATATTTCGTTATGGGGATGTTTTAATTTTAATTTGGGTTTTAATTATTTTATCTCAATTTTTAAAGGATTCTCTCTGATTTCTGTTTTACCACTTGTTACTAAATAAATACTTAGGACAAACAATATTGAATACCCAATCAGGTTTTTCTTTATTATATGAGAGTATGTACgtatatttatttttgctaatcaTAAGAAAATCAGCATTTTTAAAATCTTTTAGATATTCATTTTACGTAACTGCTTATTACTTCCCTAAATAATTTAATTTTACTTTCCCTCCTTTCTTGCACTTACAAGGATACTTCTAAAATTTTAAGTAAAACATCTTTTCCTACACATTTCTCATTAAACATGTGTACTTTTCAGTGTGATGTCAGCCATAGTGACCTGGTTCCTCGTGGTAGTCCTGGTGACTGCCGCCGCCTGTCAGGATAGCGATGGTGCTGGAGATACAATTAATGAGACTGAATATGTAGCCGTTAACTTGATCTACTACAACGTAGTGGATGACGTGCCCAGCAGTGTCTGGCAAACTGATGCCGCCCAAGCTAAGTTCTCTGTCGCCTCTGGTCTCCTGCTGAAGAACTTCTTGCTGTCCATGTTGCCTACTAAGTACCACACTTTTGCTATGAACACCACGTTTGCTATGTACCTTCTTCCTCAAGAAGTTCCGGACTACTTACAGCAAGAGTACGCCCTTGTCAATGACACCGCCCAACAGCTGATAGCCCTTCTTAAAGAAGCTTGGGCACGGTTGACAGTGAACTGGTTGACTGTGTTTGAGAGGGAAGTTCCAGCCTTGCACACTAAAATAAATCTTTTAGTGACAGAAAATTCTTGGAAGAACTTGCAGGAAGTGGCGCAGGCAGTTCTGAACTTGGCAAAAGTCCTTGATCCTGTACCTACCTTCAAAGATTTAGTCGACTTTATTGACATAAAGCTGAACGTAAAGGCTAAATTTAGCGAGTGTTACTTAAAATTTAACAAATTTACTAGAGGCATTGATGATTATATAGCTATGACTCAACTAAGTTATGCAAAGAGCGGTAATAAAATAATGGAAGGTGTTCAAGACTTAGTGGCGGCCATATTGAACCGCTATGGACTGACAAGGTCGTCAGGCGGCAAGACTGAAATAATAAAAGCCTTTGACTACTTGCACGCTGGTCTTGTAGACTTGAGCCTTAACATCTTCGATACAAGAAAGTCTCCTTTCTTAACAGATTTCCACAAAATAACGCAAGACTATGCTGACTTCAAAGCTACCTTGAAAGCTGATGCCTTAGAAGTATTGCAGAATGTTAACAATTTCTTCCAGTCTCTATGTACAGCTATTAAATGTAGCTTCAACCTCTTCATAAACCCAGAGTTTATTAAGCAAGTAGCAGAGCCTCAGACTATGTTCTCTAAAACTGAACATTGCAGCTTAATGCGTAACAATATGAAGTTCTCTACTAGAATAATGGAGATGCTGAAGGGGCATTCTAGTATACTGGATAACTACACAAACTTTCTAGAATATGGTGTTTCTTTCTTGTCCTTTTTACTGGAAATATTGAAAGGATCTCCAGAGAGTTTTGACCCTCTGgaggagacagacacgcagcacTTGCTACCTTCAGAGGAAGATGTAGCGTCAAACTATATAGattactctccagactacaaTTCTGTTGCTAGATCTCTAAAGAAATCTCGCTTACCGACAATGAGTATAATACTAGGTAGAAATGGATCGGAAATTTCGAACAAAATTAGCAGCCTGGGAACTAACTcttcaaaaaataaaaattacttcAGCCTGGTATCTTCCAGGATGCAGACTAAAGAGACTACACAATCGTCAGCCTATGAGAAGATTGACATGATCTCTGGCAACCTCTGGAGCAGAGGTAGACGCGAGTTGTACCATTACGCTCCAGTGGCAACACAACCTCCAGACATGTCTGGTACGCAATATACTCTTAAtggtggtttttttttttcttaaatttggAAGGGTTCAATCTGACCCACACTatctttttttcttaaattaaAATCCATTTACAGATCTAGTCACCGATACCTTGGATCCTACCGATGAGGAGGAGCCTTTGACACCTCGGGTGAGTACAAAGTTTAACTGATACTTTGCTTCCTTCTCATTAGTTTAATAAGTGTATCTAGATATTTACCCCAAAAGTACAGCTTTTACAAAGAGTAAAattgaaaaggggggggggttggttttTAATGTTAGAAAAGTTTTCTTCTGAACGGTATAATTCATTGCTGCATTTTGCCTatccaggaattttttttttttttttcctatcgCTAGTTGGTAGTAAAATGTTGACCCACCTTACTTTAAcaccagtctggtaacagtgTAGAGAATGTTAGTTTTCCTACCCTCTTGAAACTCTTCTCCCCAAGCTCCCTCTGACCTTTCTTTTCTTTTTACCTACTGGCTCTCGTGCCATTAAGTATCTTGGATAATGACTTAAAACTTCTTAGCTTGTCTAATCTGTACACAGCTTccaaattttcagcatgctattcctaaaattcccctcaaggaaggctccttgatgttggtgaggggctcttgatttagagaattggatctgtgctccagttccccgaattaagcctgaatgccttccacatccccccccccaggcgctgtataatcctccgggtttagcgcttcccacttgattataataataataataataatattcctaaAATTATTTTTGCCGTACTATCTTGAAACTAACAATTCTTACATGCTTTAATTTTTGCTTTAATGTTTAAATAATTTGTAACTGTCTTTGGTTCAAGAATTGTCTATCGTTTCAAAACAATCTGATCTTGCAGACAACCAGCAGAACTGCAAGTAAGGAAGACTTAGAGAGTCTGCCCACCACAGCCTCTCCTCCCACAACACTGTCTGCTTCACACAGGCAAGACTCTTGTACACACTCGGACTGCAAGTTTAATAAAAAGTTTAAATTTTCTTACTTAAAACTTTAAAttaaacttaattttttttatacttttgtaAAGTTTTCGGTTTGGTGAACGGTGGCTGAAATTTACCAGTTATAATCTTGTGAAAGATTTTGCTTGACAGAAGAAACTAAATGTAGTTCTTTAGTTTTAAACTAGTTTAAACTTTGACGTGCTATTTATCGATCATAGTTTTATGCACGCAGTCTCTGAAGACGAGGAACAAACATCAAACTCacaatttactttttttttttctaacccTGTTAGAGAGTAGTCTTAGTTGTAAGGTTGTTAGAAACTATAATCCAGACTTCTTTGAAGACTTGAGGGTTACCTAGATTGTGGAGACTACTTGCTTATCCAAAACTTTCAGGTAACTTATTTTCAATAAAACAAAACTGCTTCCCATTCTCCAGGCCTTCTATTACCATTAGGGgggttaccccctccctccctccctgaaaaCAATTAAGTTAAAATGCCTCTCGGCTCGTGAAAGGCTAATTTTCTTTCAGCCAGGGCCACCAGGACCCTTC encodes:
- the LOC128686628 gene encoding uncharacterized protein isoform X2; translation: MSAIVTWFLVVVLVTAAACQDSDGAGDTINETEYVAVNLIYYNVVDDVPSSVWQTDAAQAKFSVASGLLLKNFLLSMLPTKYHTFAMNTTFAMYLLPQEVPDYLQQEYALVNDTAQQLIALLKEAWARLTVNWLTVFEREVPALHTKINLLVTENSWKNLQEVAQAVLNLAKVLDPVPTFKDLVDFIDIKLNVKAKFSECYLKFNKFTRGIDDYIAMTQLSYAKSGNKIMEGVQDLVAAILNRYGLTRSSGGKTEIIKAFDYLHAGLVDLSLNIFDTRKSPFLTDFHKITQDYADFKATLKADALEVLQNVNNFFQSLCTAIKCSFNLFINPEFIKQVAEPQTMFSKTEHCSLMRNNMKFSTRIMEMLKGHSSILDNYTNFLEYGVSFLSFLLEILKGSPESFDPLEETDTQHLLPSEEDVASNYIDYSPDYNSVARSLKKSRLPTMSIILGRNGSEISNKISSLGTNSSKNKNYFSLVSSRMQTKETTQSSAYEKIDMISGNLWSRGRRELYHYAPVATQPPDMSDLVTDTLDPTDEEEPLTPRTTSRTASKEDLESLPTTASPPTTLSASHSQGHQDPSNDTRREETVAEA
- the LOC128686628 gene encoding uncharacterized protein isoform X1, producing the protein MSAIVTWFLVVVLVTAAACQDSDGAGDTINETEYVAVNLIYYNVVDDVPSSVWQTDAAQAKFSVASGLLLKNFLLSMLPTKYHTFAMNTTFAMYLLPQEVPDYLQQEYALVNDTAQQLIALLKEAWARLTVNWLTVFEREVPALHTKINLLVTENSWKNLQEVAQAVLNLAKVLDPVPTFKDLVDFIDIKLNVKAKFSECYLKFNKFTRGIDDYIAMTQLSYAKSGNKIMEGVQDLVAAILNRYGLTRSSGGKTEIIKAFDYLHAGLVDLSLNIFDTRKSPFLTDFHKITQDYADFKATLKADALEVLQNVNNFFQSLCTAIKCSFNLFINPEFIKQVAEPQTMFSKTEHCSLMRNNMKFSTRIMEMLKGHSSILDNYTNFLEYGVSFLSFLLEILKGSPESFDPLEETDTQHLLPSEEDVASNYIDYSPDYNSVARSLKKSRLPTMSIILGRNGSEISNKISSLGTNSSKNKNYFSLVSSRMQTKETTQSSAYEKIDMISGNLWSRGRRELYHYAPVATQPPDMSDLVTDTLDPTDEEEPLTPRTTSRTASKEDLESLPTTASPPTTLSASHRQDSCTHSDCKFNKKFKFSYLKL